The sequence ATGATACCCAGGCAGAAACATATAACCAATTTCACAACGAAAATGTTCTGGTTTTATTCTGTAATGCCCAATTAATGCAATGAGTTTATCACTCCCTTTTTCTGTAACTACCCAGTTGATCCCTTCATTTGTTTCAATTTTATCTTGAATCATTTTGATGTGTGCCAAAGCCTCTTCGGTTGTTGTTACTAAAGGTCTAGGAATGTATTTCATGTTTTCGACATTTCCCCTAAGCGCAATTATCTCATTGGCATCATTTTCATTTATTGCACGATATAGTAAACGATCGCTTTCTAGGTTTGGGAAAGGGGAGAAAGTATAGGACATATTTATGTGTTTTTTATTGGGTAAGTTTTTATTGCTTCATCTTGTTTTTTGCTAAAGAAAATAAGCATACAAATGGCTCCAATTGTAGCGACAAGCATGTCTGATTGTGTGTCCCAAATGTATCCTTGTGTTCCTAAGAAGGCATCTCCACCTTCTCCAGTGGCAATTGAAACCCACCATTCAATCCATTCATAGGCTGCACTAATAGCTAAACAAATAGAAACGATTATAAAATTGAAGTAGCTTTTGTTGGCAATTACATTCCTACGAAGGAATAGTTCTCGTATAATCATTGCGGGAACAAAACCTTGTGCAAAATGACCAATTTTATCATAATTGTTTCGTGAATGATGTAATGTTTCTTTTATCCAATCGAAAAAAGGTACTTCAGCATAGGTATAATGTCCGCCAAGAAACAAAATGTAACAATGAATCAGTATAAAAAAATAGGTAAAGTTGGTGAATTGAAAATTTTTATAGGTGAGAACCAATATAAATAAACCTATAATTGCAGGTAATACTTCTAAAAACCAAGTAAAATATTCTTTTGGTTGTATACCCGAAACAATGAATCCGATAAAGAAGAGTAGAATAAAAATTTGTTTCGTTTTCATTTGTAAGAATGTTACTTCATTCAAAAATAGTCAAAACAAATTGTTTTTTCGAAATATGATGTAAAAAAAGTGTCTCTTAATTATTTAAAATTAAGAGACACTTTTTTATAGCAGTAACTATTTACTATTTTTTATTGTTGTATTTTCTAGTAAATAATTTTAAGTTTTCTGGATTGATGTTTCCTTCAAAGTCAACCACATTGTCAAGAAATAGTAATTGTATAATTTTCTCAAAATTTTTATCTATTAATGTAGTTGATAAAACTGTAGTTTCATTTTGAGGAAATACAATTCTCACATAATCGTCATTTAAATAAGATAATGTATTGTTGTTACTAACTTCTATATATATAAGTTCTGTTTTCGATCCTAATTTGAAGATAGAAATTTCACTTCCTAAATTTCGTTTGTCATAATCAAATACCTTTTGGTCATTCGCTATTACGCTACCTCTTTTTAAATCTATTTTTTGTGCTTGAACATTAAACCCTATAATAAATAATAATAGTAGTAATGAGTAATTTCTTTTCATTTGTGTTGTGTTTAGTTAATAACGAAATTCGGAGTGCAAAATTAATACTTTTTTTAATTAAAATAAAACTTTAATCCAACTGATTTTTAGTGAACTAGATGTTTTATCGGCTCACTACATTCAAGAACTATGCCAAAACAAAATGTTTGAAAAAATGGAGATATAAGAAGAGTGAAGAAGAAATATACTTCTTGTTTTTAATATGTTAATTAGTTTGTTTTATTGTTATTAAAAAGCGTTTTTTGTTATGAAATTGTTATTTAAAAATAGTATTGAATGTTCTTAATTCTCCATTTTTAAATTCAAAATATATTTCTGAAAAAGAATCTCTTAATCTATTACAGTATACTTCTTCGATCCATTTTTTGTTTAAAAAGATGAAATTGATATAACAATCATTATTTTTTTGATCTATTATGGATAAAAAATCTCTTTCAATGGGAGTATAATCAAAATCAAAAAATGTGGTTTTATTTATAATTTGTGCAATTGTTTTTAATGTTTGATCTTGACAATCAGAAGAAGATGGGAAAACGTGATAGCATATATCTCCAATATCTATTTTTGATTGAAAACGTTCTAATTTCCAAGCATAGATTTTTAAATCCTTATTTTTTCTAGAATTTTTATTTGGAATAATTTCTAGACTCTCTTTAGCTATTAAACGTATTGTGTCCATTTTTTAACAACCTACACTTGTGTGAATACCTACAGGTTTTATGATTTTATTTTCTTCTTCTGCGGGTTTAGATAAGTATAATGTAGGACTAGAAGCATTATAATGACTCGATGTATCTAGTATTAAATCTAATTTTTCATCTCCATCTATATCACCAGCAAATAGGATTCTGACCATAGTATCATCAAATTGAGGACTTGCTAAGAGCAGTTCTGTTACTTCTTTTCCGTTTACTGTTGTGGTCAAATAGAGTTTGTAGTTCCAAACGATATACCAATCGGAACTTTCTGTCTCTTTTCTTTTTCCGCCAGTTGCAAATAGTTTGTAGGCTTTGTTTTGGTAACTGAATGAGACTGTATCTTGTGGGTAGATGTATTCAGGTAGATTATAGTTTTGAATTTTTCTTTCAGAAAGATAAGGTTGCGCTTCTATTAAAAGAAGCGATGTGTCTTTTGAAGATATTGTTATTTTCCAACCTGTTTTATCCTTTTCGCTTTCGTCTAGAACAACATCATGAATTCGTTTGGCAATTAATTTTGTTTCGGTAAGTTGATATTCCTTTTTGTTTTTTACAAGAGCAAACCATTCTTTGTTTAAAAACGACTCATCTATTTCATCTTCATGAAAAGTACTTTCAATAAGTATTTTGGTGGTTAATAAAGTATCAATCGGATAGTAGTCTGTATCGTAGGTAATAGTATCTATTTCTTCAACAATCTCTTCAATATCACTGATTGTGTCTATTTGAGTTGCTTTAATCTCTGGCTCTGGGGTTTGTTTGACTTTAGTATCATTACAACTGAAAATTGCAATAAAGAGTAGGGGCAAAACTGAAATTCTAAAAACTTTTTGCATGTTCATTATTTTGAAAGTTCGTCTAGTCTTTTACGCTCGTTTGTAGATAGTCCATCAATTCCTTTTTTGCTTATTTTTTCTAACAATTTATCAAGTTCTTTTTGCTT is a genomic window of Flavobacterium jumunjinense containing:
- a CDS encoding GNAT family N-acetyltransferase, which encodes MSYTFSPFPNLESDRLLYRAINENDANEIIALRGNVENMKYIPRPLVTTTEEALAHIKMIQDKIETNEGINWVVTEKGSDKLIALIGHYRIKPEHFRCEIGYMFLPGYHGKGYATEAIKTILKYAFNDMKMHSVEAIIDPKNTGSERVLQKNGFVKEAHLVENEYYDGRFIDSVIYSLLKRNFIQ
- a CDS encoding DUF2238 domain-containing protein encodes the protein MKTKQIFILLFFIGFIVSGIQPKEYFTWFLEVLPAIIGLFILVLTYKNFQFTNFTYFFILIHCYILFLGGHYTYAEVPFFDWIKETLHHSRNNYDKIGHFAQGFVPAMIIRELFLRRNVIANKSYFNFIIVSICLAISAAYEWIEWWVSIATGEGGDAFLGTQGYIWDTQSDMLVATIGAICMLIFFSKKQDEAIKTYPIKNT